Proteins from a genomic interval of Quercus lobata isolate SW786 chromosome 11, ValleyOak3.0 Primary Assembly, whole genome shotgun sequence:
- the LOC115968303 gene encoding uncharacterized protein LOC115968303 isoform X2 gives MPPKRRGETQVTTEERVNSSPPTCFQSSSPSSCEPALGPQINLTRQKSYSFEGSSFHQLQPICNSNSSNQLSALPFSHRINLSTSIPGPSIGAMPMEEDICLDAAGLSTQIPSGSQIECATPNRELSYLILCEGKKRNDNRALCLAALKGDWKTAKSFIDKDRSMLYARLTKSWDRLIHIAVHSKCIYFIKELVEYGTVEDLAIENLNKDTGLSIAAVSGMVEVAKLMIEKNNKLTMKRGTRELIPFGMAAEVGHKEMAEYLYSKTEFDCLDHSERIRLFFITLSSNLYGLALEILTRYPTMACERDENNDGKTALHVLAQKATDIAGGSLLKIVARYTSLYFKNFYKQASMPILDRDLIERIWEQVLQRSDEEISDLIRRPSGVLFDAALSGNVEFLALLLCKYPDLLWEVNEKEQSVFHVAVMHRHVHVFNLIYNIGAAKDYIVGNVDVDKNNMLHLAGMLPLAERLGAPRANLQMQRELLWFKEVEKIVRPFHMYMKNSEGMTPIEVFNKDHKELLKVGEEAMKETANSCMLVATLISTVVFAAALTVPGASNKILNTPFFGKEEWFMIFILSNAISLFASAASIVLLLSILTSRYAQNDFMYSLHARLMFGLTTLFISITTMVTAFIAAIFLIFDYKMEWVPYVIASLACAPVVLFLVLHSNLWADLIRSYYWSKFLFRPSKYRIF, from the exons ATGCCTCCTAAAAGAAGAGGGGAGACACAGGTGACTACAGAGGAGAGAGTGAATTCATCGCCTCCAACTTGTTTTCAATCTTCTTCTCCCTCGAGTTGTGAACCTGCTCTTGGACCTCAGATCAATCTAACAAGACAGAAATCATATTCCTTTGAGGGGTCAAGCTTTCATCAGCTGCAGCCTATATGTAATTCTAACTCCAGCAATCAACTCTCTGCACTGCCTTTCTCTCATAGAATAAATCTTAGCACTTCAATTCCAGGACCCAGTATTGGAGCCATGCCAATGGAAGAAGACATTTGTCTGGATGCTGCGGGATTAAGTACTCAAATACCTAGTGGATCACAAATTGAATGTGCAACACCCAATAGAGAATTGTCATATCTAATTCTTTGTGAGG gaaaaaaaagaaatgacaaCCGCGCCTTGTGTCTAGCTGCACTTAAGGGTGACTGGAAAACTGCAAAGAGCTTCATCGATAAAGATCGGAGCATGCTTTATGCTAGATTGACAAAATCATGGGACAGACTGATTCACATAGCAGTTCATTCAAAatgcatatattttataaaagaacTGGTGGAATATGGGACTGTGGAAGATCTAGCTATAGAAAATCTAAATAAAGACACAGGCCTTAGTATTGCTGCTGTGTCTGGAATGGTCGAAGTTGCAAAATTAATGATAGAAAAGAATAATAAACTAACAATGAAACGAGGTACTAGGGAATTAATACCTTTTGGCATGGCAGCTGAAGTTGGACACAAAGAAATGGCCGAATATCTCTACTCGAAAACTGAATTCGACTGTCTAGATCATTCTGAACGCATTAGGCTGTTTTTTATTACCCTTTCCAGCAATCTGTATG GTTTAGCATTGGAGATACTGACTAGATATCCAACAATGGCTTGTGAACGAGACGAGAATAATGATGGGAAAACAGCTTTGCATGTGTTGGCTCAAAAGGCTACAGACATTGCCGGCGGCAGTCTGCTAAAGATCGTGGCACGATACACCAGCTTAT ACTTCAAAAACTTCTACAAGCAAGCATCAATGCCAATATTGGATCGTGAtttaattgaaagaatttggGAGCAAGTTCTACAGCGATCAGATGAGGAAATTTCGGACCTGATAAGAAGGCCTTCAGGAGTACTTTTCGACGCTGCATTGTCAGGAAATGTTGAGTTTTTAGCTTTGCTTCTTTGCAAGTATCCTGATCTTTTATGGGAAGTTAATGAAAAAGAGCAAAGTGTATTTCATGTTGCTGTTATGCATCGTCACGTTCATgtgtttaatttaatatataacatAGGAGCAGCTAAGGATTACATAGTTGGAAATGTTGATGTTGACAAAAACAACATGTTGCACTTAGCTGGAATGTTGCCACTCGCGGAAAGACTTGGTGCCCCACGAGCAAACCTTCAAATGCAACGAGAGCTATTGTGGTTTAAG GAAGTGGAAAAGATTGTCCGACCATTTCATATGTATATGAAAAATTCTGAGGGAATGACACCCATAGAAGTATTCAATAAGGATCATAAAGAATTACTTAAAGTAGGTGAAGAAGCAATGAAGGAGACAGCCAATTCATGTATGCTTGTAGCAACTCTCATTTCTACAGTGGTCTTCGCTGCAGCTCTCACTGTTCCTGGTGCTAGCAATAAGATATTAAACACTCCTTTTTTTGGCAAAGAGGAGtggtttatgatttttatcCTTTCAAATGCAATTTCACTCTTTGCCTCTGCAGCATCAATAGTGTTGCTACTATCCATTCTCACATCAAGATATGCACAAAATGATTTTATGTATTCATTGCATGCAAGGTTGATGTTCGGGCTCACAACACTCTTCATCTCCATAACAACCATGGTAACGGCCTTTATCGCTGCcatctttttgatctttgaCTACAAGATGGAATGGGTTCCATATGTCATTGCTTCACTTGCTTGTGCTCCTGTTGTTTTATTTCTTGTGTTACATTCTAATCTTTGGGCTGATTTGATCCGCTCTTATTACTGGTCTAAGTTTTTATTCCGGCCAAGCAAGTACCGAATTTTTTAG